The proteins below come from a single Kosakonia sp. SMBL-WEM22 genomic window:
- a CDS encoding YbaB/EbfC family nucleoid-associated protein — MFGKGGLGNLMKQAQQMQEKMQKVQEEIAQLEVTGESGAGLVKVTINGAHNCRRVEIDPSLLEDDKEMLEDLVAAAFNDAARRIEETQKEKMASVSSGMSLPPGFKMPF, encoded by the coding sequence ATGTTTGGAAAAGGCGGTCTGGGTAACCTGATGAAACAGGCCCAGCAGATGCAAGAAAAGATGCAGAAAGTGCAGGAAGAGATCGCGCAGCTGGAAGTGACCGGCGAATCAGGCGCGGGTCTGGTGAAAGTGACCATCAACGGCGCGCATAACTGCCGTCGCGTGGAGATCGATCCGAGCCTGCTCGAAGACGACAAAGAGATGCTGGAAGATCTGGTCGCCGCTGCATTCAACGATGCTGCACGCCGGATTGAAGAGACGCAGAAAGAGAAGATGGCCTCTGTCTCTTCCGGTATGTCCCTGCCGCCAGGCTTTAAGATGCCGTTCTGA
- the recR gene encoding recombination mediator RecR — MQTSPLLTQLMEALRALPGVGPKSAQRMAFMLLQRDRSGGMRLAQALTRAMSEIGHCADCRTFTEQEVCNICTNPRRQENGQICVVESPADIYAIEQTGQFSGRYFVLMGHLSPLDGIGPDDIGLDRLEQRLESEKIQEVILATNPTVEGEATANYIAELCGQYGVEASRIAHGVPVGGELEMVDGTTLSHSLAGRHKIRF, encoded by the coding sequence ATGCAGACCAGTCCGCTGTTAACGCAGCTTATGGAAGCGTTGCGCGCGCTGCCGGGCGTCGGCCCGAAGTCGGCGCAGCGCATGGCATTTATGCTGCTGCAGCGGGATCGCAGCGGCGGCATGCGCCTCGCGCAGGCGCTTACCCGGGCGATGTCGGAGATTGGTCACTGCGCGGATTGCCGCACCTTTACCGAGCAGGAGGTGTGCAACATCTGCACCAACCCGCGACGTCAGGAGAACGGTCAAATCTGCGTAGTGGAAAGCCCGGCGGACATCTACGCCATTGAGCAGACCGGTCAGTTTTCTGGTCGCTACTTTGTGCTGATGGGGCATCTGTCGCCGCTGGACGGTATCGGGCCGGATGATATCGGGCTTGACCGACTGGAGCAGCGCCTCGAATCTGAAAAGATTCAGGAGGTGATCCTCGCCACCAACCCGACGGTGGAAGGGGAAGCGACCGCTAACTATATTGCCGAGCTGTGCGGGCAATATGGCGTGGAAGCCAGCCGTATCGCCCACGGCGTGCCGGTGGGCGGCGAGCTGGAGATGGTGGATGGCACTACGCTTTCCCACTCTCTGGCCGGGCGTCACAAGATTCGTTTTTAA